gccaaaaaattatatgaattagGGATGCGTCCTTCCACAAATCTAAATTTTGATGCTTCTCAAAGTATACTAATGTTTTGGAGAACTATGAAGACAAAAAAGCTGTTGGCAACATGGCTTGTACTGAAGGTGTATTTTTTGTCCTTCATGAATTCAACTCCAGCTTATTCCCATGAGTATTGCTCATTTCTCAAGCTTTGCTGATTGCTAGGGTAAGCTCTTTCTTGCCGAGGAGTTTGTCTATAATAACCATTTCCCCTTGATCTGCCATAATCACGGTCACCTCCATCTTGACCACCTCTCCCAAAACCACGGCCACCATAGCGCCCCCTTCCGTCCATGGAGTAGCTAACTCTGCCTCTACCCCTTCCTCCTGTGTCCACATTTTAaataagaacaaaatgaatCTTAATACTTTTAGGATGcatagcaaaaaaaataaatttcaggACTTGAAAATTTTAGTTAAGAAATGTATGAAGCAGTAAGCTTTCAGACAAGGAACAGGCTTAGCAAACTGATACCTAAACACTGTTCTATTTTGGCTATTGCATACACACAGGAACGAAATAATAACCTGAAGAATTAATGAAGGCCACTTGTTATTTACTACTACGAGGTCTTAAGTAAATTCCAATGATACCAGCATAATGACTTGTTTCGAGACTAATACCATGGTGAAGATGTAGGAGCCAAATATTTACATCAGTTGCAGCCTGACAAGAATGCAAGTCAATTGGTGTAACAATAGTCCCCACTGATTATTCTCTACTTTCTGCGTTTCATTATTCATCTCGAAAATAAGTATTGCAAGTAGATCCAACAaagtactccctctgtcccaatTTGTATTGACTCGTCTTTTTAGTCAAGACTCAAAAAGAATCGTAACATTTTTATACTTGGAAATAATTTGGTTTTAAAATTCCCATTTTATCCTTCATGAAATGATTTGTCACACAAAGATCTACAACTTATTTTACACCTCGAGTTTGAAGAGTCTTTTTTTCTAAAACTCTGAGCCAAGTCAAACTAACTCACATAAATTGGGGCGGAGGGAATAGTACTGTTCACTTTATACTGAACTTCTATGAAAACACAGCTCTCTCCAGAGTTAAAACTTTCCTccgagaaaaaaaaaaagaaggtatgAGGACAGGTTGGTTGATCCACTTCTCTTTTACATCCCTTATCTTCCACCAAGTAGGAATCAAAGTAAATGACATGACACTTGACAAAACAATGTAGAAAAGGTCTCCAAACACCTGCAAGAAGAGTATTTAAAATTGTTCTTCTTGCAGGCTGGACATCTTTTCTACTTTTGTTTTGTCAAGAGTCATGTCATTGACTTTGATTCCTACTTGGTGGATGATAAGGGATGTAAATTGCTAAAGGTGTGTCTAGAGATCACCAGTAGAAAAATATAATGCttagaaaaaaacaagaatttAGCTTGAAGATGTGCTTGTTTCTGTGAATGAGAAATGCAATAGCTTATTAATTGACCCACAATTGAGAAGATAAAGCCACTTACTTCCTCGAATTAAGTTATTTCTGTTCGGTCTCCTTCCTTCAATGTACAACTGGTGTCCACCAATCTGAACAGTAGATGCCTGCAACAAAGTTTACATAGATTTCAGTACCTACTCTGAATGTGAATGCAGTAATTAGTCTTAGCTGAAGGtattaataacaattcaatgaAGGCGAGATAAATAGAACgaaaaagaacatattcatAACTCCCACATAATTTTACATGGAATACTTCGAACTTGTGCCAGtttattacttcatttgacCTCATACATAAAATGTAGCATCATTCTCAATTActcaaataacaaaaacataGGCTGTTAGTTCAGCCCTCAATTGCATTGAAACTTTAACACGAAAAGGATAATTAAAGATGgctcaaaattttgaaatgtcAATTCAAACCTCAATTGCATTCTGAACCCCAGTTACATCTTCAAATTCGACAAATGCATAGCATACATCAATGTCCTGCATCACATCAAATTCCAGATGAACTTAATATTGAGCTTATCTAGATTCAAGAGTATAGGGCAAAAGAAAGATGATAGAACAAACCTTTCGCGTTCTAATGGCAACAGCATCAGGCTTTAATTTACCAAACTTTTTGAATTCCTCCTCAATTTCATAAGCAGCCATTGTGGTAGGAACATTTTTGACATATACAGACTTGACTTCAACTGCAAAAGgttcaaaaaggaaaatcataaaAGCATATCACTCGAATGAGGTCCCTTAAAAAATAACTCACATCCCTGAGAAGACAGGATGAGTACATTATGCCAAAGTACGAGAAACTAACCTTCATCTTCAACAGCTGAAGCCTCTTCTGTTGCCTCGGTATACCTCTCAATAGTATTAGTCGAATGAACTGATGGCAGAGCAGGAGGCTCTGGCACATGTTGCCACTCTGAAGGAGGTGTAGATTTGTTGAGAGAAGACTGTGCCAGTCCTTGTGCAGAATTCCCTTTAGTAACTTGTAGCTTCCAAATTAGAATCAACCAAATAAAATTAGTTGATCACAAAAGCATACTCAAGACAATATGAGAATGTAACCATTAAACGAAGGTAAAAGGGTCATGGCATACAATAGAAGCATAAGTATGCTTTTGGGGCTCTGCAACAGGTTCCTCAACAGGGCAGGATAAATGGTCTTGTACTGCATTAATTGTACTCTGAAGTGGGCCGTTCGACTGCACCGCAAAATTATCTTCAAGGATATTCTCAGCTTCAGAGACATGCTGAAGCCGATCCTCCGAAAAACTATAGTTATTGACTGGCCCGTTATCTTCAATTTTAGGAGCATCAACAAACTCCCTTGCTTGGATTTCTCCACCAAACATATAGTTGGGCACTGCAGACACCATCATTAATCCTTCATATATGCACATTCTCTTGTCTCGTAGTATTGCAGCATTAGCATGTAGAATTACAGAAAAAAAGTATCGTAGTATTGCAGCATTAGCATGTAGAATTACAGAGAAAAAGTATCCCAAGTCTTCTTTCAGAAGAATTGTCATTTAAGTACATAATTTCTTCTCACCAATATATAGCACATCACTTAAACTACTTCTCAccagaaaaataaaagtacgAACATAGGGAAAATAGTGAGCTTCAGCACTTGAAGCTACTAGTAATATTCTCCCCTAATGACAACTTATTTAAGGGGTGAGGTATTCACCATGCACCCCCTCGCAGCATGGCTCTGTTCCTATTTCACAACCCAGGACCCTCTCTCCTCCTCCAGAAAAGGTACAACAACATAGTGTCatccacaagtggggtctggggagggttAGATGTACATAGGAGTTACCCCTACCTGTGTGGGGTAAATCCTCCAAGAGAAAGGTAAAAATGGCTTCACCATTACAGcaatgatttttctttaaaaaaagtcattttttaagGGTAGTAACACTAATCTAGAAGACAGAGTAATATGAAACAAAAGAAGTTAGagaatccccccccccccaaaaaaaaaacaatcagaCCTATCTTAGGATGAAAACCTTGAAGATTGAACTCATACCTTGCTCCTGAAGTGCATTGGAAACATTCAGTTTTGAATCAAGGTTCGAATGTGCTAGATAGGCCAATGGTTGCTGAAGAATTTGCTCCTCATCAACATAGTGAAAGATATCATTGAGGACAAAGTATCCTTTTTCCTGGGGTGCAAGGAAAAATGATTGAACAAACTTCCTACTCCTATTGATACCTTTCACACTGACAGAACCTGAAACCATCACAAGGACACCACCattccatgattccaaggaATGGAGTGTTTTTATCTCTATTCCAGTGTACTGTAGCGACGTGACAAGGGTGTGAATTTGCTGCAGAACAcagaaagaaatgaaaaaagaagTAGAATGATTTATATTGGGGGCTAAGGGAATAATACACATCACGAACCATGATTATTAGTTAGCTGAGAATAATAGAAATTTTATTACACTGGAATAGAATTAATTATAGAAGCGAAGATAAAATCTCCCTTTATTGTGACTTAGAAATCATGtaattttattagtatattaaagCATGCAAGTATCAACTCAAAGGAAtagttatgaatttttttagataaaGTAACCCACTGGTATATGATATTAAAAAGGAACTCGTCACAGCAGCAAAATAAGAAGCTCCTCTGATGGAAATGTATGCCTTGGGGAACTTGACACTCTTTCAGATTTCAACTTCTAGCAGACAGAGAAAAAACACTAATACAGCTGACTGGACAGACAGAGAACTTGATTGACAAgcttcaatttttgtttttcagaaaaaacaacttttaacaAATCTAGAACATGGATGTTAAGGCAGCCTCATATGATACTTTTCCATATTAGGTGCTCTGTTTTGGAACAGGACTACATCATGAAAAATCTCAAAACTAATCTAGAACGTATGGACACCATATAGATGGCATGACTGTAGACATGAGGTCCCAGTTAAGGACATGCATCTAGCAAGAGCAACCAATCACTGGTTAGCCAATTACAACCCATATAGTACTAACAATCAGTTATACAATAATTAGTGTTACAAAATTGGTAATGAGCTCCAAAATTTGCACATGACAACAGAAAGAACTACACAAAATCAAAAAATGCTGGTCTAATGTTAAAGTCAGCCACGTATAACACATCAAGAGCAACAAAATGAAGAATATTAATTATCTAACTAGTTTATGTGCATTTGAGGTCCAATCTCTAGATAGACAAACTAGAGAATGGTTAAGCTTTGTTGTTAATCTATTTTTTGCCCAAAAAGATAGTAAAGGCactagaataaaaaaattgcaGCTAGGTTTCACCAGtgtaaattgaataaatttggATCAGCCAAGCTCTAGGAAAAAGCAACCAAAGTCCAACACAAACTCCAAAAGCactaaatttagaaataacttCAAAGAAGGTTTTACTCATAAGGAAATTAAAGAAGGTACTTAAGATAAAATACCAGCATTCCTGAAGCAGTCTCTCTCGTGCTGGAATCAATTCGAAGCACAGTACTAGCATCACTGTAGAACTGGTGAACAAAATCCGGTTGGGTCTGTAACATCTGATAATACTGGCCCACGAAGTATGTCCCCACCTGAATCATTACCCAAAACCGCAGAAAGATGAAATTCAAATCCCAGGCATtaaaaatcaatcaaacaaCACTTCAATCCTAAACGAGTTGGGATCGGCAATATGAATTCTTAAAATATTCCCCTCTATTTAGACTAATTTCATTGTAACACTGATAAGAAATTTGACTTCTAAAGAAAAAGAAGGGTTCTATACGGTATAAAGGATCTCTAAATCTCACACTTGTCCTTACCTAATCTAGTGTAAGTCAAGTGATAACAACTAACCTAGATAGGTTAGTCCTAATTACTCCATAACTAACTGTTTCTTGGACCATTTATCCTTAACTAGCTGGTAGTGTCTATATATATCGTTTGTTTCTATTGTGCTATATGCTTAATTAAGTTTGCATTTATTACTAGATTCAGAAACTCTTTTCTCAGAAAACCTGTCCCCATTTAGGAAATTTAATCACTACACCATCACAACTACATACATATGCATTTATAGGAAAattaaacagaaaaaaattCCTCTAGTAGTTCCTATATCTCTTAATACAGAATATACACACTCATATCCGTAAAGACTTTTTCTTGAAACAGGTaacatcataaacataaaaagttCTTCTTTATACTACAGAAATGTTTTTTGGAACAAAAAGATTTCAGATTTACACTACAGAATTTTTACATTTCCAAGTCACTTAACAGCCACAGCCAATTCGTAACTAGCAAAACAGGGCACATGACCATGGCCAGAAACCAAGGCAAACCCCTTCAGCCAAAAAtccattcatatatatatatctataaccacagatataaaaaaaaacaaaaaaagagcaTTCCTCGCTCCAATTACAAATGACTTAACAGGCATGGAAGAAACAGCAAAAACACAAATTTGCCTTCACATTTCTACTCAACTATTCTGCAAATGACTTGTACAATCAAAGAATAAACGGATACAGACTCAGCAGAAGAGATACCTGAGCAGCAGTTACTGGCAAGTGAAAAGGCGTCGCCATTTCGTAAAACCCGGTGGCGGCGGCAGCTTAAACAGCGGTAGAAATGAACTCGTCAATCCAATTAGACTGAGAATCTAAAAAAAACCTAGATCTAACAAAAGATCTAAAatcccccccaaaaaaaaccCTAGATTTTCACAGCATTCACATTTGCGCCGCAAGCAAAAAAGCAGCAACAGCGTCTTCTCCCATTACACTCCACAAACAGTAAATAGCACTGAATTCGTTCGTCACTGACTCTTCaatttctagagagagaaaatggAGTGACCGCTTGAGACCACTGgttctagagagagagagtgagagCTGCTGAAATTTATAAGGTGTTGCTGGCTGTGTTTTTGGGGACGGTGGCGCTGCTTTTTTATTGGTTGAGTGAATGTCCGTTTGTTATCCACCGTTGATTTAGACCTCATGATAGggcttctttttatttttttatttgcttaTAGGATTATCTAATAGCGtgaatgttttccatggaacaTGTTTTGATACGAACGAAAAATGTGTTCTtggaaaataagttgattttatcaaaaaaaaattatatttggttGGTGAACGGGAAATAGAATTGGTGaacgattttttttaaaaaaaatatctattaatTTTACAGagtagaatttttattttttttaggaaaatagtTTTTGACTTGAGAACCAACTCAATAGTTGATCTGGCACCGGGCTCCATCACCTGATATGAGACCTTGACCTCTACTCTCGACAATCGAACTAAACCTAATCTTGACTATGACTTGAATTGGGTAACGATCCCAAGATCCAACTTAGAATGTAATCCCGACTCCTGATTCGAGAACTCGTGATGTAACTTTTGAATTGGGTTCCGACCTTCCCGATCCAAGACTGGAGACCTCCCATAAACGGCCGTTGACTCTGACCCTAACATCTGATTCAAGATCCAACTTTTGAATCGGGGTCTAACCATAGACCTGAAGACAACTATCATTCGAGACCTACCCCCGATTTCGGCCCGAGACCTCAACACCCGATCCTAACCCAAGACCTGACACCCAACTCGAGACCCAACCCTAACGCTGATTCGAGAATCGACCCCCGAGTCCTCGACCTCGACCCTAACCCCGAACCCAACCATGATCCGGACACGACcctaattttgtaattttattagtAAGGCAAGATATGACTAATAGATAGCAACGCAAAACAAGAAATTACTCCAATGAAGTGttgtgaaataaattaaaatttgattttcttaaaagtaCATATAGGGTGAGATAGGGAAGGGATGGAGGAAATAAGACGATTCATGAGTCATAGTTTTCTTGAATCACAatgatcatatatatttattaataagaaattattaaaaCCAAGCAAGATGTGACTACAATATAAAGGGGTGATATACGACTTAAATGAAGTGACTTATAGTGCAAGAGCGTtcccatttttttttacttactctttcattttcatttcatttcaaattcagCCGACTCCCGACTATGGTCTAAACCTCTCTCGAATAAGGAAGGACAACATAACATTAGCTTCAATTGAACAAGCTCAatcttaaaaagaaaagattgtAGACCAACATTGAACATTTCAACGTGGCCACTAAAGAAGGTGAAGATTAGACGAGAGACTAGACTAACTTACTCGTGAGCATTAGGCTCCgtaattgaaaatatattccTTAATTAGTATATTTCCATAAGAAATAGATCCCAAGCATTATCTAGTGAAATTGCTTGTACTAATTGACTCATTTAATAGTTctctaaaatatgatgaaaggAACAATTACATCTCTCTCTAAATCATAAAATGAaggaaagagaagaagaagaaaaaagaaagctCATTGTATGTGTGATGTAATACAAATAGTTACATCTCCTTTTGACCTAGTTAAAGCCTTTTTAGCCATCTTAATCCATGAACTAAAATTGTTCTTCTGTAGATGGCAAATTTCAACTTATacaactaatatacaaagaatttTGTCCCATCTTATTGTTTCTTCCCTTGTGCTAAGCTAACTCGCAATGCCCTTCCATCCAATTCCTGATAAACACATATAcaaaagggtaaaattgtaagtagttctttcatttttctcacgaAATTGAAGTTTCGTGTATCAACGATATACAATATTTATGCAATTATATCACTTATGATATACAATATTTATGCATTCACGTGAGATACACTCAAACTGATTTGAAAAAGAGAGTTCAAGAAATGCATACCACTCCATTGAGATTGTTAAGAGCATTCTCCATTTCTTCTCTAGTCTCAAAGCTCACAAAACCGTAGCCACGAGATCTCCCGGTCTCACCATCATACAGTACCCTAGCACCAACAACAGTTCCATATTCTTGAAATGCTTGCGCTAAACTTTCAGATGAGACTGACCACGCCAAATTACCAACAAAGAGCTTGTGTTCTGTTTCGGGGTAAAGTGGTTCTTTTGGTTTAGGCTTATCCGAGAAATTCACCCTTAGGGTTCTGCCACCATACTCCTGAAATCAGTAAATCATGCTTTAGTACATAGCCTCAGATAAGCTCAACGTCagaaatattttgtaatattcaACATCGATTCATGAAAGCAAATTGAAGTAATCTCTTACTCTTCCATCTAGATTTTCGACGACTGTCTTGCAATCTTCAAGAGTACTCATTGTCACAAATGCAAATCCTCTGCTTTTACCTGTGTCCCTATCATAAAGAACCTGGAGAAATTGGACAAATTAGCATGTAAAATACATTTGGGACATATATAGGAGGAACATTTTGGTTTTGATTAGGAGGAAGTTTTCTCGTAGCATTAAAAAGATGGTTAAATCGCAGCATACATGCTTTTATAACGTTTTAATTATGAGCACAGTTCCGTCAAGTTCAATCCAAGCTTCAAACCTTTTTGCGCGCAAGTGATCACCTTCGCTCTCATTATTTCAACTGACTTTCACTTAACTAACTGAGTCAAAACTGGAAAGTATTATTTTCTAAATACAATCACAAAGTTCAATTGCGAACTTTCATATTCAAGTTCCGGTTCAAATACTAGTCACTTTTGGAACTTATTCAACATCAGCTTATTCATGAAGCAATACGCTGCACTTGTTGGCTCTGTTACATGAACTTGTAGACGGGTATGTATCTACGAGTATGTGTAAGTATATGGAAAggtaaattcaatttttgttttctacATCTCGAGGGATTTCGACAATGCACCCATCTCTTATCACATTTTTTCGACACAAATACGTCAAGATATATAAGTGAAGGATCCACATAACATAGCTAAGGTGGTACGACGTACACTCACATTTTAGCACCTATTTATTCTACGAGTACTTATTTTCCATGAGATAGTAATCAAGATCATCAACATCAACGACTCTATGTAAACACCTAATGCGTCAATGTGGTTCACAAAATGGTAACACAAAAACCAGAGCATAGATCAAACACCTTAATCTACTTCAAGAAGTAACTATAACAcaataatatatagaaattcAATCCTCAACTAAACAATTCAGTAAGAACACAAATCCCACTAGTTTAGAGCCTAATTACGAGTTTTCCCATGGGTTTTTGATATTACCATTTGTGCCATATTTTGGTCCTCAGATACACTATCTCACGCGTTATCTCGGATACACAGAGTCAAAATTCGATGTAATTTGTTTCAGATACATTGTATTCAAATGGATTCGGATGTATACGAGATACGAGATGAAATTGGCTATACGAATACTCATACTTCGCTCTAATTTATGTAAAATGCATACCTCAACAAGTTCAGGACTAGCATAGTCTTGAACAATCCCAGCAAGTTGTGCACTATCACAAAGATACGGCAAATTCCCAAAATAAAGCTTAGTATTAACACCTTCACTTTCACTACTCCCATCGGAATCCTCTCCtaccttctcctcctcctcctcatccACCGCCGGCGCCGGCACCGGCACCTCCTCCTCCGTCACCGCCGCTTCCGCCTCCTCTTGCGCCACCGCAGCTGATAGCCTGGGCAATACCCTccacttcttgtaaatcgacgTCAGTTCACTTACCGACGATGAAATTAAAGTTAGATTTGGAGTTCTAGTTGATGAAATTTTAAGTAGATGATCGGAATTAGTCAAATTTGATTTAGTACGTATAGAATGAAGACTGGAAAACGAAGAAGCTATTGCTGTGGCAGCTGCGGCCGCCATGATTTCGCCGGAATTTCAATTTTTGATCGGAAAATTTTTCGTACAGAAGAATTGAGAAAAAATGGAGGGATATTATTAgtgagtattttattttatttatttgagtgGTGAAATGGAGAGATGAA
The nucleotide sequence above comes from Solanum pennellii chromosome 9, SPENNV200. Encoded proteins:
- the LOC107031561 gene encoding 28 kDa ribonucleoprotein, chloroplastic — encoded protein: MAAAAATAIASSFSSLHSIRTKSNLTNSDHLLKISSTRTPNLTLISSSVSELTSIYKKWRVLPRLSAAVAQEEAEAAVTEEEVPVPAPAVDEEEEEKVGEDSDGSSESEGVNTKLYFGNLPYLCDSAQLAGIVQDYASPELVEVLYDRDTGKSRGFAFVTMSTLEDCKTVVENLDGREYGGRTLRVNFSDKPKPKEPLYPETEHKLFVGNLAWSVSSESLAQAFQEYGTVVGARVLYDGETGRSRGYGFVSFETREEMENALNNLNGVELDGRALRVSLAQGKKQ
- the LOC107031299 gene encoding putative G3BP-like protein; the protein is MATPFHLPVTAAQVGTYFVGQYYQMLQTQPDFVHQFYSDASTVLRIDSSTRETASGMLQIHTLVTSLQYTGIEIKTLHSLESWNGGVLVMVSGSVSVKGINRSRKFVQSFFLAPQEKGYFVLNDIFHYVDEEQILQQPLAYLAHSNLDSKLNVSNALQEQVPNYMFGGEIQAREFVDAPKIEDNGPVNNYSFSEDRLQHVSEAENILEDNFAVQSNGPLQSTINAVQDHLSCPVEEPVAEPQKHTYASILQVTKGNSAQGLAQSSLNKSTPPSEWQHVPEPPALPSVHSTNTIERYTEATEEASAVEDEVEVKSVYVKNVPTTMAAYEIEEEFKKFGKLKPDAVAIRTRKDIDVCYAFVEFEDVTGVQNAIEASTVQIGGHQLYIEGRRPNRNNLIRGRGRGRGRVSYSMDGRGRYGGRGFGRGGQDGGDRDYGRSRGNGYYRQTPRQERAYPSNQQSLRNEQYSWE